Proteins co-encoded in one Arachis hypogaea cultivar Tifrunner chromosome 11, arahy.Tifrunner.gnm2.J5K5, whole genome shotgun sequence genomic window:
- the LOC112723183 gene encoding transcription factor bHLH148 yields the protein MASTSVVSNPAPTSTDRSRDSKRKKKKKLQKEYLQSHFKWKSQAQQQIYSSKLHQALARVNLASTSVPRRGKAVREAADRVLAATAKGKTRWSRAILANRRLKLKFSKQHKRQRVAQPALTRSKKPRVSVLRLKGKKNLPAVQRKLRFLARLVPGCRKEPVPVILEEAIDYIPALEMQVRAMAALLNLLSGSGAAASDSSSGAGTSSAPPS from the coding sequence ATGGCCTCAACATCGGTGGTGTCAAACCCAGCACCAACAAGCACGGACCGGTCACGTGActcaaagaggaagaagaagaagaaactgcAGAAAGAATATCTTCAGAGTCACTTCAAATGGAAATCGCAAGCTCAGCAACAAATTTATTCCTCCAAGCTCCACCAGGCCTTAGCGAGAGTCAACCTCGCCTCCACCTCCGTCCCCCGCCGCGGAAAGGCCGTCCGAGAAGCCGCGGACAGAGTCCTCGCCGCCACAGCTAAAGGCAAAACACGGTGGAGCCGCGCCATACTCGCCAACCGCAGGCTCAAGCTCAAGTTCTCCAAACAGCACAAGAGACAGAGAGTGGCGCAGCCTGCGCTCACCCGATCCAAGAAGCCACGTGTCAGCGTTTTACGCCTCAAAGGGAAGAAGAACTTACCGGCTGTGCAGAGGAAACTCAGGTTCTTGGCGCGACTCGTTCCCGGTTGCCGGAAAGAACCTGTGCCGGTCATTCTCGAAGAGGCCATCGATTACATACCGGCGCTTGAGATGCAAGTCAGAGCCATGGCTGCTCTTCTCAACCTTCTCTCCGGCTCCGGCGCCGCCGCCTCAGACTCCTCTTCCGGCGCCGGCACAAGCTCGGCGCCGCCAAGCTGA